In Cydia fagiglandana chromosome 16, ilCydFagi1.1, whole genome shotgun sequence, the following are encoded in one genomic region:
- the LOC134671912 gene encoding uncharacterized protein LOC134671912: MSNIVQSTAFDYKQIIIDEIALDGLSGITFNQLWKHMEKRISAPVTDKMKTRFWQFISNCSCITFYEVPEPVPCIEIVDRFMIVDELSGHLLDPENCFDGPYEYCPVENNFGSCHNYSTRTEIPKDQLQALSYEKVLTEYGDTMVMVASPGQRWKALASHMPETVRAQLTPTHYCILELVGKARHNGQMTVGKTNLTKIVKESKLLFYNRKQLQSLGLIKVACLTIKIQGKGIKSIILRLKRFHRPTIMSLPKVGKLFKVIDYLKQQPEYCEKTDVIISKGFINQQTCRRLQKTINVFKFDEKLVQPYSTSKKGKASVAVKRRFISLVSKSDESSQSEDEDNDDSLECQYKIGVDLLRQAYERLLEAGLKGLTQIELSQLLGVEFYTSRSICRIFKARHIIREYLEDKGKQRTARYYAIAAATSEMDQKYEEEKNKLLKYVKDAKRKVEKLSTNENPEEDEDEIPLKKIKLSKEAANEGATTSTNIGNEVTEIKVLDGLENFNNESLLFSKKNPTLRQLKFANGLLKITREKLAVSGYQTLSSLVAKESGEPPLDTKALKIFVQKLVTDSQLKLMKIKWPTGPVKHSILICAPHVKCTDPIIKQMQKEIEIRAFTNNKVKKETIEPTHRPISQYAYPRYMKIQLLHEFLFQLIYCNDVKLEYHLPSGFASLVNVIPEISVEFAIGNISNSAMSEIAHLKVEHEHLQLKLREAPAELYQVLLQSKSLQASIRTNLKVLAMLGLIQLIIQPSTNATEVGVVPTLSSYSFYLNRTAKVIDTTGTWPRADADKESLEKTFYFETMDDVKQYWNEVFEISTHTTIEYADRGRKKLEPPVRKVDEVQLYDNGEIFGDGAGPCGFDSCFYMDLSRFWKAFYIRIIKNKPIKKYESKPTRKRKIVPEKKPPKKLLKIRRKRQVKPRDELHPRIKVPQRRSADPAVKWSAWEDTILNMCKVAITILSPVAQPGCLKVRNTAARDLLAIFDPKKIGSVCHRRATALEANMTLQHEKECLINELRRRRDLLVQYEGLWKRLRIKHCTNMTKFINEARIPMFELVWLINQLVQNKSYLKRVPCVAMDIHDFHKKYKISATTANNACNIYRAGADNLELTLVKETIILTLMENLNTVPTTESGTKVYAILKEFPERTLRIALDQLRKSGAVACINKVLNYHLHRLDIQDSVQASYKISAAYRRRWINRQNTEFSDLLADVLNSTLSHDQIKASPEINCMLCEFQSCGLLEITSVTLPVITGPSGSIIHEQQLNVLDIEMKFKLKSGIVGWKKIAEFERFTDHFDMPLKELPQILHRQGILPEANNNEDTNDKIVRHLKNKAEKGALLSELLAEFEQDSSALTKLLEDLQSKNIITQVGYYENRIILTEFAKPWTIKLDDHHVIPTPWRTLSGDVRYDVFFKWAGVIINKVFELPACTIAFLSNSYEFLTTRAVQEICILLEKCRCVELKVLRTPTLDLFSEDEPSEFTEYSPFEAPEDIYVYPVKDSLTKYAFVRKILLLNQLKEENQVTDSSQGTSASL; encoded by the exons atgtctaATATTGTGCAAAGTACGGCATTTGactacaaacaaataataattgaCGAAATAGCCTTAGACGGACTCTCGGGCATAACTTTTAATCAATTATGGAAACACATGGAAAAACGAATTTCTGCACCAGTTACAGACAAAATGAAGACTCGCTTCTGGCAGTTTATTAGTAACTGTAGCTGTATAACATTCTACGAAGTTCCAGAGCCCGTCCCGTGCATAGAAATTGTGGACAGGTTCATGATAGTTGACGAACTTTCTGGACATCTTTTAGACCCT gAAAATTGCTTTGATGGACCTTATGAATACTGCCCAGTAGAAAACAATTTCGGGTCCTGCCATAATTACAGTACCAGAACGGAGATTCCCAAAGACCAACTACAGGCTTTAAGTTACGAAAAAGTTTTGACAGAATATGGTGACACTATGGTCATGGTAGCAAGTCCAGGACAAAGATGGAAAGCATTGGCATCTCACATGCCTGAAACAGTGCGAGCACAGCTGACACCGACACATTATTGCATTCTGGAGTTAGTGGGCAAAGCTAGACACAAT GGACAAATGACAGTGGGCAAAACAAACTTAACAAAAATTGTAAAAGAATCCAAATTGCTCTTTTACAACCGAAAACAATTGCAAAGCCTTGGTTTGATTAAAGTGGCGTGCTTGACCATTAAAATACAAGGCAAAGGCATAAAAAGCATAATTCTCAGGTTGAAAAGATTCCACAGGCCAACCATAATGTCTTTGCCAAAAGTTGGTAAACTTTTTAAAGTTATAGATTATTTGAAGCAGCAGCCGGAATATTGTGAAAAAACTGACGTCATTATATCAAAAGGATTTATCAATCAGCAGACTTGCAGAAGGTTGCAGAAGACTATTAATGTGTTTAAATTT GATGAGAAATTAGTGCAACCATATTCTACCAGTAAAAAAGGGAAAGCAAGTGTTGCAGTCAAAAGAAGGTTTATATCCCTCGTCTCGAAAAGTGACGAGTCCTCACAGTCTGAAGACGAAGATAACGATGACTCCCTTGAATGCCAGTATAAGATTGGTGTAGACTTGCTACGCCAAGCCTATGAAAGGCTGCTGGAGGCAGGGCTTAAAGGCTTGACACAAATTGAGCTGTCACAGTTGTTGGGAGTGGAGTTTTACACTAGTCGCTCTATATGTCGGATATTTAAAGCGAGGCATATTATCAGGGAGTACCTGGAAGATAAAGGGAAACAGAGGACAGCTAg GTACTATGCAATTGCTGCAGCCACTTCCGAAATGGATCAGAAATATGAAGAGGAAAAGAATAAGCTCTTGAAATACGTTAAAGACGCTAAACGTAAAGTTGAGAAATTATCCACCAATGAAAATCCTGAGGAGGATGAGGATGAGATACCTCTTAAAAAGATTAAATTGTCCAAAGAAGCTGCTAATGAGGGAGCTACAACATCTACTAACATTGGAAATGAAGTTACTGAAATCAAAGTATTAGACGGCTTGGAAAATTTCAACAATGAGTCACTATTGTTCTCGAAAAAGAATCCTACGCTCAGACAGTTGAAGTTTGCTAACGGACTCCTCAAAATTACTAGAGAAAAGCTTGCCGTGTCAGGCTATCAGACATTAAGCAGTCTCGTCGCAAAAGAATCCGGAGAGCCACCATTAGACACTAAAGCTCTCAAAATATTCGTGCAAAAGTTAGTTACTGATAGTCAATTGAAACTTATGAAAATAAAGTGGCCAACGGGTCCGGTTAAGCATTCCATCCTCATCTGTGCTCCACACGTAAAATGCACTGATCCAATCATTAAACAAATGCAGAAAGAGATAGAGATTAGGGCATTCACAAACAACAAGGTCAAAAAAGAAACCATAGAACCGACTCACAGACCAATCTCACAGTATGCTTACCCCAGATACATGAAAATTCAACTATTGCACGAATTTCTGTTCCAACTAATTTATTGCAATGATGTTAAACTCGAATATCACCTGCCATCTGGATTTGCCTCTCTAGTTAATGTCATTCCTGAAATCAGTGTAGAATTCGCAATAGGTAACATAAGCAACAGTGCTATGTCAGAAATCGCTCATCTGAAAGTAGAACATGAACATCTGCAATTGAAACTTCGGGAGGCGCCAGCAGAGTTGTACCAAGTCCTGCTGCAGTCCAAAAGTTTACAGGCTTCCATCAGAACCAATCTAAAAGTCCTGGCTATGCTGGGCCTCATACAACTGATCATCCAACCGTCAACCAATGCCACCGAGGTTGGGGTGGTGCCTACTCTATCAAGCTACTCTTTCTACCTCAACAGGACAGCAAAAGTAATCGACACGACGGGCACGTGGCCGAGAGCAGATGCCGACAAGGAAAGCTTGGAAAAGACATTTTACTTTGAAACGATGGACGACGTCAAACAATACTGGAATGAAGTTTTCGAAATTAGTACCCACACCACCATAGAGTACGCAGATCGGGGGCGCAAAAAACTGGAACCTCCCGTGAGAAAAGTGGATGAAGTGCAGCTATATGACAACGGAGAGATATTCGGTGACGGCGCGGGGCCCTGCGGCTTCGACTCTTGCTTCTACATGGACCTTTCGCGTTTCTGGAAGGCATTCTACATCCGCATCATCAAAAACAAACCGATTAAAAAATACGAATCTAAACCAACTCGTAAGAGGAAAATTGTGCCCGAGAAGAAACCACCAAAGAAGCTTCTTAAAATTAGAAGGAAGAGACAGGTGAAACCTCGAGATGAATTGCATCCCAGAATCAAAGTGCCACAAAGGAGGTCCGCGGATCCCGCGGTCAAGTGGAGTGCATGGGAGGATACGATATTAAACATGTGCAAAGTTGCCATAACGATCTTGAGTCCTGTTGCGCAGCCTGGTTGTCTGAAAGTGCGAAATACGGCAGCGAGAGATCTTTTAGCCATTTTTGATCCGAAGAAAATCGGCAGTGTTTGTCACAGGAGGGCGACTGCTCTCGAAGCAAACATGACCCTTCAACACGAGAAGGAATGCTTGATAAACGAATTGAGACGACGTCGTGACCTGTTGGTGCAATACGAAGGCTTATGGAAGAGGCTCAGAATTAAACATTGTACGAATATGACGAAGTTTATTAACGAAGCGCGGATCCCGATGTTCGAGCTGGTGTGGCTTATAAACCAGTTAGTGCAGAATAAATCCTATCTGAAAAGAGTGCCGTGCGTTGCGATGGACATCCACGATTTCCATAAAAAGTACAAAATCTCGGCCACTACCGCGAACAATGCGTGCAATATTTACAGGGCAGGTGCTGACAATCTCGAACTTACCTTGGTAAAAGAAACCATTATACTGACGTTAATGGAAAATTTGAACACCGTCCCAACAACAGAAAGTGGTACGAAAGTTTACGCGATTTTGAAAGAATTTCCCGAGCGAACATTGAGAATTGCTTTAGACCAATTGCGGAAAAGCGGTGCGGTGGCCTGCATTAACAAAGTGCTGAATTACCACCTCCATCGACTGGATATCCAGGATTCTGTGCAGGCGTCGTATAAGATATCAGCGGCCTATCGGCGCAGATGGATCAACAGACAGAACACGGAGTTTTCAGACCTCTTAGCTGATGTCCTAAACTCCACCCTGTCCCATGATCAAATAAAAGCCTCACCCGAGATCAACTGCATGCTATGCGAGTTTCAGTCTTGTGGGTTGCTGGAAATAACTTCGGTGACTCTGCCCGTAATCACGGGGCCGTCGGGATCTATAATACATGAACAACAGCTCAATGTGTTGGATATTGAAATGAAGTTCAAATTGAAATCCGGAATAGTAGGATGGAAGAAAATTGCTGAATTCGAACGCTTTACCGATCACTTTGACATGCCTCTAAAAGAGCTACCCCAAATTCTGCacag GCAAGGTATACTGCCGGAGGCAAACAATAATGAAGACACAAATGATAAAATTGTAAGACACTTGAAAAACAAAGCTGAAAAAGGCGCGCTATTAAGCGAATTACTG GCTGAATTCGAACAGGACAGCTCTGCCCTAACCAAGCTCCTAGAAGACCTACAGTCCAAGAACATCATAACACAAGTGGGGTACTATGAGAACCGAATAATACTAACCGAGTTTGCCAAACCCTGGACTATCAAGTTAGATGATCACCATGTGATACCAACGCCATGGCGGACTTTGAGCGGGGATGTTCGTTACGACGTCTTCTTTAAATGGGCAGGCGTCATCATTAATAAAGTATTCGAACTGCCTGCATGCACCATAGCATTCCTATCTAACTCGTACGAATTCCTCACCACCAGAGCTGTACAAgaaatttgtatattattagaaAAGTGCAGATGTGTGGAACTAAAAGTGTTAAGGACTCCTACACTTGACTTGTTCTCAGAAGACGAGC